From Luteococcus japonicus, one genomic window encodes:
- a CDS encoding MFS transporter yields MIAWFLFGAGTGGTNAMMFSMRADSVDYGEWKTDIRSEGGSYSILSFIRKCGQGIGGAMGAAIIGAFGYVAKAPTRSPDVLHGIRLAAGGAPAVLAVAAVAVMFFYPLTATEHRSLVAELNECRTRRAAGETLGLDAEELGVVQLGDGRSLRLTRSDAPVIPLFEREGPGGTEIGSKVAQALGVGFTGQRFSSREISQLDDDVVTPNGFDRFVRSLSCPARRSPHWPRPWRSPWTTVWQTRPLERCWKPSATVAS; encoded by the coding sequence GTGATCGCCTGGTTCCTCTTCGGCGCCGGCACCGGCGGCACCAACGCGATGATGTTCTCCATGCGGGCCGACTCCGTCGACTACGGCGAGTGGAAGACCGACATCCGCTCCGAGGGCGGCAGCTACTCGATCCTCTCCTTCATCCGCAAGTGTGGTCAGGGCATCGGTGGCGCGATGGGCGCGGCCATCATCGGCGCCTTCGGATATGTGGCAAAGGCACCCACGCGGTCCCCAGACGTGCTGCACGGCATCAGGCTGGCAGCCGGTGGTGCTCCCGCGGTGCTGGCCGTGGCGGCCGTCGCGGTGATGTTCTTCTACCCCCTCACCGCCACCGAGCACCGCAGCCTCGTGGCGGAGTTGAACGAGTGTCGTACCCGCCGGGCAGCCGGGGAGACGCTGGGGCTGGACGCCGAGGAACTGGGTGTGGTCCAGCTCGGCGACGGCCGCAGCCTGCGCCTGACCCGCAGCGATGCCCCCGTCATCCCCCTCTTCGAGCGCGAGGGCCCGGGGGGCACCGAGATCGGCTCGAAGGTGGCCCAGGCCCTGGGCGTGGGCTTCACCGGTCAGCGTTTCAGCTCCCGCGAGATCTCCCAGTTGGACGACGACGTGGTCACGCCCAATGGCTTCGACCGTTTCGTCCGCTCCCTGTCCTGTCCGGCACGTCGGAGTCCGCACTGGCCCAGGCCCTGGAGGAGTCCGTGGACAACCGTCTGGCAGACCAGGCCACTCGAGAGGTGTTGGAAGCCGTCAGCGACGGTGGCGTCGTGA
- a CDS encoding glycosyltransferase family 2 protein, protein MVPPARRRCRSCTPSGTSIPPGAPEESWRAPTWPSGVRYVNETAPGLAAVRNRALDEAGNANLLAFIDDDETPAAGWLQHLVRTWRATGRRR, encoded by the coding sequence ATGGTGCCGCCGGCACGCCGGCGATGTCGGTCATGTACACCATCAGGAACATCGATCCCGCCGGGGGCGCCCGAGGAGTCGTGGAGGGCACCGACCTGGCCGTCGGGGGTCCGTTACGTCAACGAGACGGCGCCAGGTCTCGCCGCGGTACGCAACCGAGCCCTGGACGAGGCAGGCAACGCGAACTTGCTGGCCTTCATCGACGACGACGAGACCCCGGCAGCCGGGTGGCTACAGCACCTCGTGCGGACCTGGCGGGCCACGGGGCGCCGGCGGTGA